In Candidatus Poribacteria bacterium, a single genomic region encodes these proteins:
- a CDS encoding penicillin-binding protein activator LpoB, with protein MPSTRRDRIAVYAVAVGFVLMSLSIAACGGKSVKRLDPSAVTDLSGRWNDTDSRQTADAMITDSLNQAWLTSHMTQSGGKKPAVIVGAIRNRSMEHIPVATFISDIERAFVNSGRVSVVAGARDRGELRAEREEQSEFASVETIKRRGMELGADFMMTGEINTIEDREGGKQVVYYQVDLTLTSIETNEKVWIGQKKIKKLIERSRFSE; from the coding sequence ATGCCCTCGACGAGACGAGATCGCATCGCTGTGTACGCCGTCGCCGTCGGCTTCGTGCTGATGAGCCTGTCCATCGCTGCCTGCGGAGGCAAGAGCGTCAAGCGTTTGGATCCCAGCGCTGTGACCGATCTATCTGGACGCTGGAACGACACCGACTCACGCCAGACCGCCGACGCGATGATCACGGACAGCCTCAACCAAGCCTGGCTGACGAGCCACATGACCCAATCCGGTGGGAAGAAGCCGGCGGTGATCGTCGGCGCGATCCGCAACCGGAGCATGGAGCACATCCCCGTCGCCACGTTCATCAGCGACATCGAACGAGCCTTCGTCAACTCCGGGCGCGTGTCCGTCGTCGCCGGAGCGCGAGACCGCGGCGAGCTCCGAGCGGAGCGCGAGGAACAAAGCGAGTTCGCCTCGGTCGAGACGATCAAGCGGAGAGGCATGGAACTGGGCGCCGACTTCATGATGACCGGCGAGATCAACACGATTGAGGACCGCGAAGGCGGGAAGCAGGTCGTCTATTACCAGGTCGATCTGACTCTGACCAGTATCGAGACGAACGAGAAGGTGTGGATCGGTCAGAAGAAGATCAAGAAGCTCATCGAGCGC